One segment of Cololabis saira isolate AMF1-May2022 chromosome 9, fColSai1.1, whole genome shotgun sequence DNA contains the following:
- the bmp3 gene encoding bone morphogenetic protein 3 produces MALCSQFVIALLYGWSYLCAGYCAMLKTDSFPERRKVDFTHSVDKKFTTKEDRDLLLQDTMTEHMQMLYAKYNRAGYPFRDGNTVRSFKAHFGTINKKQLQIFNLTSLTKSEDILSATLHYYIGDLQNGTWGCSRSGSCARHGLRRHSRVQMVIWSFASMDNKMRSLGHFRINVSTLYRDFISWQWKDVTRVVNQAKHHDELLIGIDVVSQGPQPWKKLLSDRSPYILVYANDSAISEPESVVATLQRHHQVGGEGSLSNSFHKLGLHERNDTEQQQQPRHKRSVNVLLPLQNNELPGPEYPYEKAGWDETSPYEPFENTQARRPRKKLRKNHRQKVPLLQFDEQTIKKARKKQWNEPRNCARRYLKVDFADIGWSEWIISPKSFDAYYCSGSCQFPMPKALKPSNHATIQSIVRAVGVVPGVPEPCCVPEKMSSLSILFFDEDTNVVLKVYPNMTVDSCACR; encoded by the exons ATGGCACTCTGTTCTCAGTTTGTGATCGCGCTGCTTTACGGATGGAGTTATCTGTGCGCTGGATACTGCGCGATGCTGAAAACGGACAGTTTCCCCGAGAGGCGGAAGGTGGATTTTACGCATTCGGTGGATAAAAAGTTTACGACGAAGGAAGATCGGGACTTGCTTTTACAGGATACAATGACGGAGCACATGCAGATGCTTTACGCGAAGTACAACCGCGCTGGATATCCCTTCAGAGACGGCAACACCGTCCGCAGCTTTAAAGCGCACTTTG GTACTATAAACAAGAAACAACTGcagattttcaacctgacctCGCTCACCAAGTCCGAAGACATCCTGTCAGCCACTCTTCATTATTACATCGGAGACCTTCAGAACGGCACCTGGGGCTGCTCCCGGTCCGGCAGCTGCGCCCGCCACGGCCTCCGGAGACACAGCCGTGTCCAAATGGTCATCTGGAGTTTTGCTTCCATGGATAACAAGATGAGGAGCCTCGGCCACTTCCGGATCAACGTGTCCACCCTCTACAGGGACTTCATATCTTGGCAGTGGAAGGACGTCACTCGCGTGGTCAATCAGGCCAAGCATCACGACGAGCTGCTCATCGGCATCGACGTTGTCTCGCAAGGACCCCAGCCGTGGAAGAAGCTGCTGTCGGACCGCTCGCCCTACATCCTGGTCTACGCCAATGACTCGGCCATTTCGGAGCCTGAGAGTGTAGTCGCCACCCTCCAGAGACACCACCAAGTGGGGGGTGAGGGCTCCCTTTCCAACAGCTTCCACAAGCTGGGACTGCACGAGCGAAACGAcaccgagcagcagcagcagcctcggCACAAGCGCTCGGTGAATGTTCTCCTCCCTTTGCAAAACAATGAACTCCCGGGACCCGAGTATCCGTACGAGAAAGCCGGGTGGGATGAGACGAGTCCGTACGAGCCTTTTGAAAACACGCAGGCCCGCCGGCCGCGGAAAAAACTGCGCAAGAATCACCGGCAAAAGGTGCCCCTGCTGCAGTTCGATGAGCAGACGATTAAAAAGGCACGAAAGAAGCAATGGAACGAGCCCAGGAACTGCGCTCGGAGGTACCTGAAGGTGGACTTCGCCGACATTGGATGGAGCGAGTGGATTATATCGCCCAAGTCGTTCGATGCCTACTACTGCTCAGGGTCCTGCCAGTTCCCCATGCCAAAG GCTCTGAAACCTTCCAACCACGCCACCATTCAGAGCATAGTGCGAGCTGTTGGCGTCGTCCCCGGCGTCCCCGAGCCATGCTGCGTCCCCGAGAAGATGTCCTCCCTCAGCATCCTGTTCTTCGACGAGGACACGAACGTGGTCCTCAAAGTCTACCCCAACATGACCGTGGACTCCTGCGCCTGTCGATAG